In Kocuria turfanensis, a single genomic region encodes these proteins:
- a CDS encoding FAD:protein FMN transferase has product MSTPTPPGAPSPDTVRAPAPDLQEEARRLAERVHREVSAAVAPERIDSELSLLNRFAEHEDVDVVVGPVLAQVLAAALQATRLTSGLVDPTTGDAAWRAQDGLPARPAPGIAHLDLDLPARRLRMRRGTVLDLAEVADAWAADRTAQLFAEAFPGHGLVARAGGVLAVAGPPAGAAALAAAPGPGPDPALDAAAWAGLLAAGHRGLAVLPRPGSALVNPVTGAAAESPWDRVVVAARSAVEAQAYARAAHVLGGDAPGWVAACGAEGEFTGSRPGSTLRRRLRTPGWPGRTGRAAA; this is encoded by the coding sequence ATGTCCACCCCCACCCCGCCCGGGGCGCCGAGCCCGGACACCGTCCGCGCCCCGGCCCCGGACCTCCAGGAGGAGGCCCGGCGGCTGGCCGAGCGCGTCCACCGCGAGGTCTCCGCGGCCGTGGCGCCCGAGCGCATCGACTCGGAGCTGTCCCTGCTGAACCGCTTCGCCGAGCACGAGGACGTCGACGTGGTCGTCGGTCCCGTGCTCGCACAGGTCCTCGCCGCCGCGCTGCAGGCCACCCGCCTCACCAGCGGGCTGGTCGACCCCACCACCGGCGACGCCGCCTGGCGTGCCCAGGACGGCCTGCCGGCCCGCCCGGCCCCGGGGATCGCCCACCTGGACCTCGACCTGCCCGCCCGCCGCCTGCGGATGCGGCGGGGCACCGTCCTGGACCTCGCCGAGGTCGCCGACGCCTGGGCCGCGGACCGCACGGCCCAGCTCTTCGCCGAGGCCTTCCCCGGCCACGGGCTCGTCGCCCGCGCCGGCGGGGTGCTGGCCGTGGCCGGCCCTCCCGCCGGGGCCGCCGCCCTGGCCGCGGCCCCGGGGCCCGGTCCGGACCCGGCCCTGGACGCCGCCGCCTGGGCCGGCCTCCTGGCGGCGGGCCACCGCGGTCTCGCCGTGCTTCCCCGGCCGGGGAGCGCCCTGGTCAACCCGGTCACCGGTGCCGCCGCGGAGAGCCCGTGGGACCGTGTCGTGGTGGCCGCGCGCAGCGCGGTGGAGGCCCAGGCCTACGCCCGCGCCGCCCACGTGCTCGGCGGGGACGCCCCCGGCTGGGTCGCGGCGTGCGGCGCGGAGGGCGAGTTCACCGGCTCACGGCCCGGCAGCACGCTCCGGCGCCGGCTCCGGACGCCGGGCTGGCCCGGCCGGACGGGCCGCGCGGCCGCCTGA
- a CDS encoding glycerophosphodiester phosphodiesterase, with the protein MRPIVYAHRGSSAAYPEHTRAAYVQALLDGADGVECDVHLTRDRHLVLHHDAQLGRTSDGRGPVSARTLAELRRLDWVSWKGVPIPPGHGSRDRQLLTLPELLDLLRGAGRPVGLAVETKHPSPYGHQLEEEVLNVLMREGWDPETGRLGQVTISLMSFHPDAVRHLLETVPARHVCQLVETTTRRTVRESLRVNRTAAAVLHAGMRLVVPPALPVIAAGLVDIVGPGIDFVRARPDLVRRWAADGRVLRAWTIDTARDVDLCRALGVQQLTSNRPADVLRWTAAAGGRDGGAGIPDGAPVPGAGPRRPRPAAMTVR; encoded by the coding sequence GTGCGACCGATCGTCTACGCCCACCGGGGATCCAGCGCCGCCTATCCGGAGCACACCCGGGCCGCCTACGTCCAGGCGCTGCTGGACGGGGCGGACGGCGTGGAGTGCGACGTCCACCTGACCCGGGACCGCCACCTCGTCCTCCACCACGACGCCCAGCTCGGGCGCACGAGCGACGGCCGCGGACCCGTCTCGGCGCGCACGCTCGCCGAGCTGCGCCGCCTCGACTGGGTGTCCTGGAAGGGCGTGCCGATCCCGCCGGGCCACGGGTCCCGCGACCGCCAGCTGCTGACCCTGCCGGAGCTGCTGGACCTGCTGCGCGGGGCCGGCCGGCCCGTGGGCCTGGCCGTGGAGACCAAGCACCCCAGCCCGTACGGCCACCAGCTCGAGGAGGAGGTCCTGAACGTGCTGATGCGCGAGGGGTGGGACCCCGAGACCGGCCGACTGGGCCAGGTCACGATCTCGCTGATGAGCTTCCACCCCGACGCCGTCCGCCACCTCCTCGAGACGGTGCCCGCCCGGCACGTGTGCCAGCTGGTGGAGACCACCACCCGCCGCACGGTCCGGGAGAGCCTGCGCGTGAACCGCACCGCCGCCGCCGTGCTGCACGCCGGGATGCGGCTCGTGGTGCCCCCGGCGCTGCCCGTCATCGCGGCCGGGCTCGTGGACATCGTGGGGCCCGGCATCGACTTCGTCCGCGCCCGGCCGGACCTGGTGCGCCGGTGGGCCGCCGACGGACGCGTGCTGCGGGCCTGGACGATCGACACGGCGCGGGACGTGGACCTGTGCCGCGCCCTGGGCGTCCAGCAGCTGACCTCCAACCGCCCGGCCGACGTGCTGCGCTGGACCGCGGCGGCCGGCGGGCGGGACGGTGGCGCCGGGATCCCCGACGGCGCGCCGGTGCCGGGGGCCGGGCCGCGGCGGCCCCGGCCCGCCGCGATGACGGTCAGGTAA
- a CDS encoding acyl-CoA thioesterase: MAARDTAVLRFLAAPTDAGRTGTVDGGRVLEWIDKAAYACAVGWSRAYCVTAYVGNIHFDRPVSVGDMVEVAAKIVHTGRSSMHIRVEVASADPREQGVTLRDTCLIIMVAVDGDGRPTPVPQWTPETEHERRQQAVTKRRIELRNSIEALMAEQKYTDEGTAEETVLRFLAAPTDINWGGKVHGGTAMRWIDEAAFVCGSRWAGRPVIAVYAGGVRFYRPMHIGHLVEVRARLIHTAARGLHISVNCWSGDPATGELQLTTNCLMVMVALDDAGHALPARQWHPVSQEDRDLDAFARELVRLRAEFPDSFQRVDPSVSLLPGD, encoded by the coding sequence ATGGCCGCCCGTGACACCGCTGTGCTCCGCTTCCTCGCCGCCCCGACCGACGCCGGGCGCACCGGCACCGTGGACGGCGGGCGCGTGCTGGAGTGGATCGACAAGGCCGCGTACGCGTGCGCCGTCGGCTGGTCGCGGGCCTACTGCGTCACCGCCTACGTGGGCAACATCCACTTCGACCGCCCGGTCAGCGTGGGGGACATGGTCGAGGTCGCCGCGAAGATCGTGCACACCGGCCGCTCCTCGATGCACATCCGGGTCGAGGTGGCCTCCGCGGACCCGCGCGAGCAGGGGGTCACCCTGCGGGACACCTGCCTGATCATCATGGTGGCCGTCGACGGGGACGGCCGCCCCACCCCGGTCCCGCAGTGGACGCCCGAGACCGAGCACGAGCGCCGGCAGCAGGCGGTGACGAAGCGGCGGATCGAGCTGCGCAACAGCATCGAGGCGCTGATGGCGGAGCAGAAGTACACCGACGAGGGCACGGCCGAGGAGACGGTGCTGCGCTTCCTCGCCGCCCCCACGGACATCAACTGGGGCGGGAAGGTGCACGGCGGCACGGCCATGCGCTGGATCGACGAGGCCGCGTTCGTGTGCGGGTCCCGGTGGGCCGGGCGCCCGGTCATCGCCGTGTACGCGGGCGGGGTCCGCTTCTACCGGCCCATGCACATCGGCCACCTCGTGGAGGTCCGGGCGCGGCTGATCCACACCGCGGCCCGCGGCCTGCACATCTCCGTCAACTGCTGGTCCGGGGACCCCGCCACCGGCGAGCTCCAGCTGACGACCAACTGCCTCATGGTCATGGTCGCCCTCGACGACGCCGGCCACGCCCTGCCCGCCCGGCAGTGGCACCCGGTGAGCCAGGAGGACCGGGACCTGGACGCCTTCGCCCGCGAGCTCGTCCGGCTGCGCGCCGAGTTCCCGGACTCCTTCCAGCGGGTCGACCCCTCGGTCTCCCTGCTGCCGGGGGACTGA
- a CDS encoding pyruvate kinase encodes MTARQERAAELLDRLLALVEVVAAARRAAVPELERVTPRHRRSALNLVDYVAVRSQDVRDLQRDLSRLGVSSLGRMEAGVMTHLTAVVETLQVLAARTDEAFAAPDPGVPLEEPELPGTEVLRRNTAALLGPGREDRRTRIMVTLPSEAAGDRRLVESMVRAGMDVARINCAHDGPEQWEAMIGHVRAAERATGHEVRVAMDLAGPKLRTGPVEPGPQVEKIKPVRDSRGRVTAPARLWLGDPDPGVDDDAPAVPVADPAWTAARVPGERLRLKDARGSGRTLRVLEATGPGVLVECSKTVYFATGLAVEAEDGTEGVLGELPAVEQFLRVRTGDVLVLTRDMAPAPVRAQGPHRIGCSLPEAFTDAREGQPVWLDDGKIRCRITAVSPEEIELAVLQAAPGGAKLRARKGINLPETDLRISALTDEDRAHLPFVAEHADAVNMSFVRSRQDVTNLLEELEAVGRRELDITLKIETVGGFQALPLMLLEAMRWQDVGVMIARGDLAVEAGFERLAEVQEEILWLCEAGHVPVVWATQVLESLAKKGLPSRAEVTDAAMGQRAECVMLNKGPFVVDAIEALDDILVRMEGHAHKKSDMLRRLNAWAPFTR; translated from the coding sequence ATGACCGCCCGGCAGGAGCGCGCCGCGGAGCTGCTCGACCGCCTCCTCGCCCTCGTCGAGGTGGTCGCCGCGGCCCGCCGCGCCGCGGTGCCGGAGCTGGAGCGGGTGACCCCCCGCCACCGCCGCTCCGCCCTGAACCTCGTGGACTACGTGGCCGTGCGCAGCCAGGACGTCCGGGACCTGCAGCGGGACCTCAGCCGTCTGGGCGTGTCCTCGCTCGGGCGGATGGAGGCGGGCGTCATGACGCACCTGACCGCCGTGGTGGAGACCCTGCAGGTGCTCGCGGCCCGCACCGACGAGGCCTTCGCCGCCCCCGACCCCGGGGTCCCCCTCGAGGAGCCCGAGCTGCCCGGGACCGAGGTCCTGCGCCGCAACACCGCCGCCCTGCTGGGACCGGGCCGCGAGGACCGGCGCACCCGCATCATGGTGACCCTGCCCTCGGAGGCGGCCGGGGACCGTCGTCTCGTCGAGTCCATGGTCCGCGCCGGGATGGACGTGGCCCGGATCAACTGCGCGCACGACGGCCCCGAGCAGTGGGAGGCCATGATCGGGCACGTGCGGGCGGCCGAGCGCGCGACCGGGCACGAGGTGCGCGTGGCGATGGACCTCGCCGGGCCCAAGCTGCGCACCGGGCCGGTCGAGCCGGGCCCGCAGGTCGAGAAGATCAAGCCGGTCCGGGACAGCCGCGGCCGGGTCACCGCACCGGCCCGCCTCTGGCTGGGGGACCCGGACCCGGGGGTGGACGACGACGCCCCGGCCGTTCCCGTGGCCGACCCCGCCTGGACCGCGGCGCGCGTGCCGGGGGAGAGGCTGCGGCTGAAGGACGCGCGCGGCTCCGGGCGGACGCTGCGGGTGCTGGAGGCGACCGGTCCGGGCGTGCTGGTGGAGTGCTCCAAGACCGTGTACTTCGCCACGGGCCTGGCCGTCGAGGCGGAGGACGGCACCGAGGGCGTGCTCGGCGAGCTGCCCGCGGTCGAGCAGTTCCTGCGCGTGCGCACCGGTGACGTGCTCGTGCTGACCCGTGACATGGCCCCCGCCCCGGTCCGGGCGCAGGGGCCGCACCGGATCGGCTGCTCGCTGCCCGAGGCCTTCACCGACGCCCGGGAGGGGCAGCCCGTGTGGCTCGACGACGGGAAGATCCGGTGCCGGATCACCGCCGTGTCCCCCGAGGAGATCGAGCTCGCGGTGCTGCAGGCCGCTCCCGGCGGCGCGAAGCTGCGGGCGCGGAAGGGCATCAACCTGCCCGAGACCGACCTGCGGATCTCGGCGCTCACCGACGAGGACCGCGCGCACCTGCCCTTCGTGGCCGAGCACGCCGACGCCGTCAACATGTCCTTCGTGCGCTCGCGCCAGGACGTGACCAACCTGCTGGAGGAGCTGGAGGCCGTCGGCCGCCGCGAGCTGGACATCACCCTCAAGATCGAGACGGTGGGCGGCTTCCAGGCGCTGCCGCTGATGCTCCTGGAGGCGATGCGCTGGCAGGACGTGGGCGTGATGATCGCCCGCGGGGACCTCGCGGTCGAGGCCGGCTTCGAACGGCTCGCCGAGGTGCAGGAGGAGATCCTGTGGCTGTGCGAGGCCGGGCACGTCCCGGTCGTGTGGGCCACCCAGGTGCTCGAGTCGCTGGCCAAGAAGGGCCTGCCCTCCCGGGCCGAGGTCACCGACGCGGCGATGGGCCAGCGCGCCGAGTGCGTGATGCTCAACAAGGGGCCGTTCGTGGTGGACGCGATCGAGGCGCTCGACGACATCCTGGTGCGCATGGAGGGGCACGCGCACAAGAAGTCGGACATGCTCCGCCGGCTCAACGCCTGGGCGCCGTTCACCCGGTGA
- a CDS encoding endonuclease/exonuclease/phosphatase family protein has translation MGPSRSTAAVGLAALLMGAGLPAAAGEGPARAQGHDRAPGHGREQAVAAQDPVRFMTYNASLNRASPGQLQQDLATPGDAQARAVAEVVQRTAPDVLLLNEFDHDAAGRSAELFRTNYLEVPQRGQDPVHYPYVYTAPVNTGEPSGLDLNRDGVVGGPDDAWGFGLFPGQYGMVLYSKHPLDTDGIRTFRDFRWADMPGSRLPAEHYAPGHAEQLRLSSKSHWDVPVRIGSTTVHVLASHPTPPTFDGPEDRNGRRNADEIRFWADYVRGPAASSYVYDDEGVRGGLRPGERFVVMGDQNADPLDGDSWPGAIQQLLEHPRVQDPLPASAGGPEAAARQGGANLAHRSDPAHDTADFADDPAPGNLRADYVLPSRNLRVTGAGVFWPVPGEPGAELTGEHPFPTSDHRPVWVDVVPGGRR, from the coding sequence TTGGGACCGAGCAGATCGACGGCGGCGGTGGGGCTCGCGGCGCTCCTGATGGGCGCCGGCCTCCCGGCCGCCGCCGGAGAGGGCCCGGCCCGGGCGCAGGGCCACGACCGGGCCCCCGGGCACGGGAGGGAGCAGGCCGTGGCGGCACAGGACCCGGTGCGCTTCATGACGTACAACGCGTCCCTCAACCGCGCGTCCCCGGGGCAGCTGCAGCAGGACCTCGCCACCCCGGGCGACGCCCAGGCGCGGGCGGTGGCCGAGGTGGTCCAGCGGACCGCCCCGGACGTGCTGCTCCTCAACGAGTTCGACCACGACGCGGCGGGCCGCTCGGCGGAGCTGTTCCGCACGAACTACCTGGAGGTCCCGCAGCGCGGCCAGGACCCCGTGCACTACCCGTACGTCTACACCGCCCCGGTGAACACGGGGGAGCCCTCGGGGCTGGACCTGAACCGGGACGGGGTCGTGGGCGGGCCCGACGACGCGTGGGGCTTCGGGCTCTTCCCCGGCCAGTACGGCATGGTCCTCTACTCGAAGCACCCGCTCGACACCGACGGGATCCGCACCTTCCGGGACTTCCGGTGGGCGGACATGCCCGGCAGCCGCCTGCCCGCGGAGCACTACGCCCCCGGGCACGCGGAGCAGCTGCGGCTGTCCAGCAAGTCCCACTGGGACGTTCCGGTGCGCATCGGGAGCACGACGGTGCACGTGCTGGCGTCCCACCCGACCCCGCCGACCTTCGACGGGCCCGAGGACCGCAACGGCCGGCGCAACGCCGACGAGATCCGGTTCTGGGCCGACTACGTGCGCGGCCCCGCCGCGTCGTCGTACGTCTACGACGACGAGGGGGTGCGCGGCGGGCTGCGGCCGGGGGAGCGCTTCGTGGTGATGGGCGACCAGAACGCGGACCCCCTCGACGGCGACTCGTGGCCCGGGGCGATCCAGCAGCTCCTGGAGCACCCGCGCGTGCAGGACCCCCTGCCCGCCTCCGCCGGCGGCCCCGAGGCCGCCGCCCGGCAGGGCGGGGCGAACCTCGCCCACCGCTCCGACCCCGCCCACGACACCGCGGACTTCGCCGACGACCCCGCCCCCGGCAACCTGCGCGCCGACTACGTGCTGCCCTCGCGGAACCTGCGGGTCACCGGCGCCGGGGTGTTCTGGCCCGTCCCCGGCGAGCCCGGCGCCGAGCTGACCGGCGAGCACCCGTTCCCGACCTCCGACCACCGCCCCGTGTGGGTCGACGTGGTCCCCGGGGGCCGGCGATGA
- a CDS encoding cyclodeaminase/cyclohydrolase family protein, producing MSSSQNTGPERTSSERTSSERTDPQRINSENIRTYVERMASDAPAPGGGAAGALQAALGAALLAMSARYSTGSEHAADAAARAEELIPAALRLADADAEAFGELSAAFGLPRDTDEQRAARSRAVQEATAGAARPPQELIGVGADVLGLARELNGWCNPNVLSDVAAAVEAARAAVATALVTLEINVRSLKDEAVVEQLRAEVARGERAVEDAAELSRRIRERVQD from the coding sequence GTGAGCAGCTCGCAGAACACCGGTCCCGAGAGGACCAGCTCGGAGAGGACCAGCTCGGAGAGGACCGACCCGCAGAGGATCAACTCGGAGAACATCAGGACCTACGTGGAGCGCATGGCCTCGGACGCGCCCGCCCCCGGCGGCGGCGCCGCCGGGGCGCTGCAGGCGGCGCTGGGCGCGGCCCTGCTCGCGATGTCCGCGCGGTACTCCACCGGCTCGGAGCACGCGGCGGACGCGGCCGCCCGCGCCGAGGAGCTGATCCCGGCCGCGCTGCGGCTCGCCGACGCGGACGCGGAGGCCTTCGGGGAGCTCTCCGCGGCGTTCGGGCTGCCCCGGGACACCGACGAGCAGCGGGCCGCCCGGTCGCGGGCGGTGCAGGAGGCCACCGCGGGTGCGGCCCGGCCGCCGCAGGAGCTGATCGGCGTGGGCGCGGACGTCCTGGGCCTGGCCCGGGAGCTGAACGGCTGGTGCAACCCCAACGTGCTCAGCGACGTCGCGGCGGCCGTGGAGGCCGCCCGCGCCGCCGTCGCGACCGCGCTGGTCACCCTGGAGATCAACGTCCGGTCGCTGAAGGACGAGGCCGTGGTGGAGCAGCTGCGGGCGGAGGTGGCCCGCGGCGAGCGGGCCGTCGAGGACGCCGCGGAGCTCAGCCGGCGGATCCGGGAGCGGGTTCAGGACTGA
- a CDS encoding MDR family MFS transporter: MSPDVPVSETTPAPAPAPTAGVPDTGAAAAGTDHSARNRLVIGLLLVSTFVVILNETIMGVALPRLMADLSVTAVAGQWLTTAFMLTMAVVIPVTGFLLQRLHTRPVFLTAMTLFSLGTLVCAAAPGFGTLLAGRVVQACGTAIMMPLLMTTVLTLVPPAGRGRVMGNISIVISVAPAVGPTISGVILSVLEWRWMFILVLPIAVGSLLLGAWRMQNVTEPRPAPLDVVSVALSALGFGGLVYGLSTLGEGGEAAVPAWAPLAAGLAALAVFVRRQTRLQRADRALLDLRTFRSRVFTASTAVLSVSMMALFGTLIVLPIYLQTVHGLDPLGTGLLLLPGGLVMGLLAPVVGRVYDRSGPTVLLVPGSVLLSGSLWYLASTSAATPVPMVLLAHVVLSTGLALMFTPLFTAGLGSLPERLYSHGSAMVGTLQQVAGAAGTALFVTVLTLGAAGAAAAGASGPEATEAGVRSAFLCGGIISLLAVAGSFGVRRPALSPEPAPGSAG, translated from the coding sequence ATGAGCCCCGACGTCCCCGTGTCCGAGACCACGCCGGCCCCCGCCCCCGCCCCCACCGCCGGCGTCCCGGACACCGGTGCCGCCGCCGCGGGCACCGACCACTCCGCCCGCAACCGCCTGGTCATCGGGCTGCTGCTCGTCTCCACGTTCGTGGTGATCCTCAACGAGACGATCATGGGCGTGGCCCTGCCCCGCCTCATGGCCGACCTCTCCGTCACGGCGGTCGCCGGCCAGTGGCTGACCACCGCCTTCATGCTCACCATGGCCGTGGTCATCCCGGTGACGGGGTTCCTGCTCCAGCGCCTGCACACCCGCCCCGTGTTCCTGACCGCCATGACCCTGTTCAGCCTCGGCACGCTCGTCTGCGCGGCCGCGCCCGGGTTCGGGACCCTGCTCGCCGGTCGGGTGGTGCAGGCCTGCGGCACCGCCATCATGATGCCGCTGCTGATGACCACGGTCCTGACCCTGGTGCCGCCGGCCGGTCGCGGGCGGGTCATGGGCAACATCTCCATCGTCATCTCGGTGGCCCCCGCCGTGGGACCGACCATCTCGGGCGTCATCCTCAGCGTGCTCGAGTGGCGGTGGATGTTCATCCTGGTGCTGCCCATCGCGGTGGGCTCCCTGCTGCTGGGCGCGTGGCGGATGCAGAACGTCACCGAGCCCCGCCCGGCGCCGCTGGACGTGGTCTCCGTGGCGCTCTCGGCGCTGGGCTTCGGCGGGCTGGTCTACGGCCTGAGCACGCTCGGCGAGGGCGGGGAGGCCGCCGTCCCGGCGTGGGCCCCCCTGGCCGCGGGGCTGGCGGCACTGGCCGTGTTCGTGCGGCGCCAGACCCGGCTGCAGCGCGCGGACCGGGCCCTGCTGGACCTGCGGACGTTCCGGTCCCGGGTGTTCACCGCGTCCACGGCGGTGCTCTCCGTCAGCATGATGGCCCTCTTCGGCACGCTGATCGTGCTGCCCATCTACCTGCAGACCGTGCACGGCCTCGACCCCCTGGGCACGGGCCTGCTGCTGCTGCCCGGCGGGCTCGTCATGGGCCTGCTCGCGCCCGTCGTCGGGCGGGTCTACGACCGCTCGGGCCCCACCGTGCTGCTGGTGCCGGGCTCGGTCCTGCTGAGCGGGTCCCTGTGGTACCTGGCGTCCACCTCGGCGGCCACGCCGGTGCCGATGGTGCTGCTCGCCCACGTGGTGCTCAGCACGGGCCTGGCCCTGATGTTCACCCCGCTGTTCACCGCGGGCCTGGGCTCCCTGCCGGAGCGGCTGTACTCGCACGGCTCCGCCATGGTGGGCACCCTGCAGCAGGTGGCGGGGGCCGCGGGCACGGCCCTGTTCGTCACCGTCCTGACCCTGGGAGCCGCCGGCGCCGCGGCCGCCGGGGCCTCGGGGCCCGAGGCCACCGAGGCCGGCGTGCGCAGCGCCTTCCTGTGCGGCGGGATCATCTCGCTGCTGGCGGTGGCCGGGTCCTTCGGGGTGCGCCGGCCCGCGCTCAGTCCTGAACCCGCTCCCGGATCCGCCGGCTGA